The following are encoded together in the Triticum dicoccoides isolate Atlit2015 ecotype Zavitan chromosome 6B, WEW_v2.0, whole genome shotgun sequence genome:
- the LOC119324166 gene encoding uncharacterized protein LOC119324166, translating to MVAESFLLEETRKLQHAITCRVSRAGQQRDGAPRAHTLAKTSIPTFLSSLRPTYSVTPSTPLLVSSDASVRPSVRPSRSRMIPAGAAAAAGGAAGMMRIREVARAHIVLGWATALLAVLALNLPPQLQGTCRTTEDEVAHMRVDALLLLLSSAAQAAAATVAAFALEDWRTGVPWSFAVFAHGMGVATFYRLDNVVFLVARVTVGSCPSSHVLVHGNPLVAHFILLAVPLGLFFLFGVCKLISALVYP from the exons ATGGTTGCCGAATCCTTCCTTCTTGAGGAAACAAGAAAATTGCAGCATGCGATCACATGCAGAGTATCACGGGCGGGGCAGCAGAGGGACGGTGCACCGCGCGCGCACACACTGGCCAAGACGTCCATCCCCACCTTTCTCTCATCACTGCGCCCTACTTACTCGGTTACTCCTTCCACTCCACTGCTAGTGAGCTCCGatgcgtccgtccgtccgtccgtccgtccgtcgagATCCAGGATGATCCCGGCCGGTGCTGCAGCTGCTGCTGGTGGAGCGGCAGGGATGATGCGCATCCGCGAGGTCGCACGGGCGCACATCGTCCTCGGGTGGGCCACCGCCCTCCTCGCCGTCCTCGCCCTCAACCTCCCGCCACAGCTTCAG GGGACGTGCAGGACCACCGAGGATGAGGTGGCGCACATGCGCGTcgacgcgctgctgctgctgctgtccagCGCCGCCCAGGCCGCGGCGGCCACGGTGGCCGCCTTCGCGTTGGAGGACTGGCGCACGGGAGTGCCCTGGAGCTTCGCTGTCTTCGCCCATGGGATGGGTGTCGCCACCTTCTACCGCCTCGACAACGTCGTCTTCTTGGTGGCGCGCGTCACCGTCGGGAGCTGCCCCAGCAGCCATGTGCTCGTCCACGGGAACCCCCTGGTAGCCCACTTCATTCTGCTCGCGGTGCCCCTCGGTCTCTTCTTCCTGTTCGGCGTCTGCAAGTTGATCTCCGCACTGGTATACCCTTAG